In a single window of the Nicotiana tomentosiformis chromosome 10, ASM39032v3, whole genome shotgun sequence genome:
- the LOC104118079 gene encoding B3 domain-containing protein Os02g0598200-like, with the protein MVHRNEACEKCTQTCLLIHGQRDPSHIVNSFFKVMIDKRFSKVLYFPPGFARLVSHLTNQATYLEDSSGQKWKVGICIHNGSLAIREGWHAFSSEHGLKMGDFLVFHYIQEQHFVVQIFGTSGCQKISFDNGTSTGKKRQRTNCKATSQDELLPETDINSRKKWNSTPSDTAVPESEMADHEPATTTFASNIDADTGILEIVPEAEAISDILQGENGPGNHVSTNSISQRESSSVDEVPVEMEFLTFKEPVHFLDIGITQTEKISEPVNDILLLGQKDENVHNMGLISSMSSAENGGKGSHLVLPSNKESRCSNQVTREKSNEASHIDKRERKEMAAKTHFSAKKLNGKEPNITEKDGQGFPKAVSGNNKVTKSEPADSGDASFPDAGSFSCLLRADGRNFLELPQSWPQVLTGRKKLEHITIFLQGPDDRPWPVTYHERAGSKVLASRWAEFTAVYGIKPGDECRFQLLNLSERRFTVHIAHKLDVTQATLS; encoded by the exons TACTTTCCCCCCGGATTTGCTCGATTGGTGTCTCACTTGACTAATCAAGCAACTTATCTGGAGGACTCAAGTGGACAGAAATGGAAGGTGGGAATATGTATTCATAACGGTTCGCTTGCAATTAGAGAGGGATGGCATGCATTTTCATCAGAACATGGTCTGAAAATGGGGGACTTCTTGGTTTTCCACTATATTCAGGAACAGCACTTTGTTGTTCAAATATTTGGAACAAGTGGTTGTCAAAAGATCAGCTTTGACAATGGCACTAGCACAGGGAAGAAAAGGCAAAGAACTAATTGTAAAGCAACTTCCCAAGATGAGCTGCTACCGGAAACTGACATAAATTCAAGAAAAAAGTGGAATTCAACACCCTCAGATACTGCTGTACCAGAGTCTGAAATGGCTGATCACGAGCCAGCGACCACAACTTTTGCATCAAACATAGATGCTGACACTGGAATCCTAGAAATAGTTCCCGAAGCAGAAGCAATCAGTGATATTCTACAAGGTGAAAACGGACCTGGTAATCATGTTAGCACCAATTCAATATCACAAAGGGAGTCAAGTTCAGTAGATGAGGTTCCTGTTGAGATGGAGTTCTTAACCTTTAAAGAACCTGTCCACTTCCTTGACATTGGAATCACTCAGACTGAAAAAATTTCTGAACCAGTGAACGATATTTTACTTTTGGGCCAAAAAGATGAAAATGTCCATAATATGGGTCTTATCTCTAGCATGTCTTCAGCTGAAAATGGTGGCAAGG GTAGTCATTTGGTCTTGCCATCTAATAAAGAAAGTCGCTGCAGCAATCAGGTTACCAGAGAGAAATCCAATGAAGCATCTCATATTG ATAAGCGAGAACGGAAGGAGATGGCAGCAAAAACACATTTCTCTGCTAAAAAGCTAAATG GAAAAGAGCCAAACATAACAGAGAAAGATGGTCAAGGTTTTCCAAAGGCTGTAAGTGGTAATAACAAAGTTACCAAAAGTGAGCCTGCTGATTCAGGAGACGCATCATTTCCTGATGCTGGCAGCTTCTCATGTTTGCTACGGGCGGATGGTCGAAATTTTCTG GAATTACCACAAAGCTGGCCACAAGTTTTGACGGGCAGGAAAAAGCTGGAACACATTACTATTTTTCTCCAAGGACCAGATGATAGACCCTGGCCTGTCACCTATCATGAGAGAGCAGGTTCTAAGGTTTTGGCGAGTCGCTGGGCAGAATTTACTGCAGTTTATGGCATTAAGCCGGGGGATGAATGTCGATTCCAACTTTTAAATCTGTCAGAACGCAGATTTACGGTACACATAGCCCACAAGTTAGATGTTACTCAAGCTACTTTGAGTTGA